One Thermococcus alcaliphilus genomic region harbors:
- the albA gene encoding DNA-binding protein Alba, which produces MAEEHVVFIGKKPVMNYVLAVITQFNEGAKEVSIRARGRAISRAVDVAEIVRNRFLPEVRVKEIKIGTEELPTADGRTANTSTIEIILEKP; this is translated from the coding sequence ATGGCAGAGGAGCATGTTGTCTTCATAGGAAAGAAGCCTGTTATGAACTATGTATTGGCCGTAATAACCCAGTTCAACGAGGGTGCAAAGGAAGTTAGCATCAGAGCAAGAGGTAGGGCTATCAGCAGGGCCGTTGACGTTGCAGAGATCGTCAGGAACAGGTTCCTTCCAGAGGTTAGGGTTAAGGAGATAAAGATCGGCACAGAGGAGCTCCCAACAGCTGATGGAAGAACAGCCAACACTTCAACAATCGAGATCATCCTCGAGAAGCCATGA
- a CDS encoding ArsR/SmtB family transcription factor, translating to MEFETIDVRDEKAKELAQILANETSLLILGLLQEKTLSMSEIARELGIPMSTVSYHIDKMVRVGLVEIAGKKYGKRLQEVKLYRAASKPILLLPRGMPVKKRFLRVFEKIQIISLGIAGLLASGVYVLFDRLLQEEPQLVAKNATYAIERAPSPGLEGINETVTPKLVESSPIPYILAVLVFVVGFFLVSRYLMKKKI from the coding sequence GTGGAATTTGAAACAATTGATGTGAGAGATGAGAAGGCTAAAGAATTGGCTCAAATTCTTGCAAATGAAACTTCACTTCTAATACTGGGACTTCTGCAAGAAAAGACGCTCTCAATGTCAGAAATAGCAAGGGAGCTTGGAATCCCAATGTCAACTGTTTCCTATCACATAGATAAAATGGTAAGGGTAGGGCTTGTAGAAATTGCAGGGAAAAAATACGGGAAGAGGTTACAAGAGGTGAAGCTCTACAGGGCTGCATCAAAGCCAATTCTTCTGCTTCCTAGAGGAATGCCAGTCAAAAAACGTTTCCTAAGAGTTTTTGAGAAAATACAGATTATAAGCTTGGGAATAGCCGGGCTTCTAGCTTCGGGAGTTTATGTACTATTTGACAGGCTCCTCCAAGAAGAACCCCAATTAGTTGCCAAGAATGCAACATACGCTATTGAACGAGCCCCTTCTCCAGGGCTTGAGGGTATTAACGAAACGGTTACACCCAAGTTAGTTGAGAGTTCACCAATACCATACATTTTGGCGGTTTTAGTATTTGTGGTAGGGTTTTTCCTAGTTTCTCGATACCTAATGAAAAAGAAAATTTAA
- a CDS encoding CBS domain-containing protein, translated as MMPKITVEQIVKRKAVVVRPTETVEKVAKILARNKVSSAVVMDKDEIIGIVTDRDILNKVVAKGKDPKEVKISEIMTKDPITIEYDYDIQDAIELMMEKGVRRLLVTKLGMPMGFVTAADLLAAVNAYNHEEEEAEKEEGEVYGICEVCGQYAQLHRVVHEGYERWVCESCKDMLEG; from the coding sequence ATGATGCCAAAAATTACTGTGGAGCAAATAGTTAAAAGGAAGGCAGTTGTTGTTAGACCAACCGAAACTGTTGAAAAAGTTGCGAAAATTCTCGCAAGGAACAAAGTAAGCAGTGCGGTTGTCATGGACAAAGACGAGATAATAGGTATCGTTACGGACAGAGACATTCTCAACAAGGTAGTTGCCAAGGGGAAGGACCCTAAAGAGGTAAAAATCAGTGAGATAATGACAAAAGACCCCATAACGATAGAATACGACTATGACATTCAGGATGCAATCGAACTTATGATGGAAAAAGGAGTGAGGAGACTCCTTGTAACAAAGCTTGGAATGCCAATGGGCTTTGTAACGGCGGCAGATCTCCTTGCAGCGGTAAATGCCTACAATCACGAGGAAGAGGAAGCTGAAAAAGAAGAGGGAGAAGTTTACGGAATATGCGAGGTTTGTGGGCAGTATGCTCAGCTCCACAGGGTTGTCCACGAAGGCTATGAAAGATGGGTCTGCGAGAGCTGCAAAGACATGCTTGAAGGTTGA